One Malus sylvestris chromosome 14, drMalSylv7.2, whole genome shotgun sequence DNA segment encodes these proteins:
- the LOC126600871 gene encoding uncharacterized protein LOC126600871 — protein sequence MTDFMALSSSFSGDSGSHEYLYDVFLSFRGGDTRKNFVDHVYAALEKEGFLIFRDGDELERGEDIKSELMRAIRKSRCSIVVFSEGYASSRWCLDELVMILECKRKFDQFVFPVFYGVDPSHVRDQKGSVAEAFDRHVKSQPLDKVKRWKSALTEAANISGMVMLNQADWNASKFIEDLVATTKERVQRSRPFRMSPYLVGIDSRVKDINSWLQDEYSDIGLLVVHGTSGIGKTTIAKCAYNLNMARFYRSSFLENISETSQLPSGLLHVQERVLYDICGRKVKLKNVSEGKFEIGRAVYSQRFFLVLDGLESMDEFDAVTCGLKEARFGSKIIITTTNARVLSAALEFGYKVCTVGILNDNESLELFCWHAFKQFQPIEGYMERSKSIVQYCGGLPLALAILGSSLSGRSIDAWESTLKELKTIPDSSIMRTLKISYDSLYDHERALFLHIACFFVGIDRDYIVSILHGCDFDIIAAMESLIEKCLLTIDRDNKVYMHRLILDVGREIARQEARKPGKRSRMCREKDSFQVLTEKNINFPPETSATDDLMTLTSSSSSNSRSQYLYDVFLSFRGEDTRENFVDHLYAALKKEGLLAFRDDNELERGEDVEPRLLRTIRKSRCSIVVFSEGYASSRWCLDELVMILECKRTFDQFVLPVFYGVDPSDVRKQTESIAKAFARHEKGQPLDKVKVWRAALTEAANIGGTMLQIEADWHERKFIKNLVAATTEILQSLLIRLCPVELNGFFEELPKGLKWSRWFEFPLNSIPDGLTLDRLVVLEARYSSWRQVWKGRKYLPSLKILDVCHSHNLTEVPDLSLVPNLEKLILNNCKNLVGIHGSIGKLERLVYLNIKGCKRIRKFPKHMPENLETIITHGCSNLEEFRIMQSKMMMHLKALDADEAHISGLVYGAHKSGRTFWDWFNKNTKLIVHVNIPHLLRGCEKFMKLIIQQYHAATNNQKLKWLNHKYSGVQNLKLIPSVTVSLHKLSKVADSYSAGTTYRDLISCQGSKIVEDVNLEEKAGCEIEVADVEDEGLTESLKSSLFLYCSLFPLDYEFRKYELVQLWIAEGFIGEMHRERMEDTGILYFDFMESEGFFVPSRSDFSVDFDSVFSLPIYNPSNFLYKINTIKLSVLEKQIYQDGYFRAVDGKLDGASEMTQHLSLIFKNMDEVGCGVLQKFKRLRTLLLFNGSRSSIKQVPRNLLSGLKLLRTLNLSGTLISELPSSIRNVKALRYLDVSHTPIRQLPEAIDSLHNLQTIKLRGCVNFVQLPKGIKKLTNLRHVELDIIRQLDSLPAYLGNLTNLQTLSAFLVGRDQGCNIGELKNLNHLKGALRISRLENVLTKEEAEKASLSTKKSLQRVVLRWSSLLVENVREKEILECLQPHYGLQELGIQNYSGSTLPAWISNRAFADLLVVTLYRCKNCKRLPSLGQLPALKFLSIIEMNEVEEIHHHLFRNDGVAQEDPAFLKLERLEIDIMLNLKEWMAIKQGDLPSLLKLTVDSCPELVTLPSLSELKSLKHLEFRHCPKLLPLSQDGLPTSLESLVIICCPQLKEWCTKRGGQDQDNLSHVPRVWLDHEELKMQGEQSFSDA from the exons ATGACCGATTTTATGGCTCTAAGTTCCTCCTTTTCTGGCGATTCTGGTTCTCATGAATACCTCTATGACGTTTTCTTGAGTTTCAGAGGTGGAGATACGCGCAAGAATTTTGTCGACCACGTCTATGCTGCTTTGGAGAAAGAAGGCTTTTTAATCTTCCGAGATGGGGATGAATTGGAGAGAGGAGAAGATATCAAGTCGGAGTTGATGAGAGCCATCCGTAAGTCCCGATGCTCGATCGTTGTGTTTTCAGAAGGCTACGCATCTTCCAGATGGTGCCTTGACGAGCTTGTAATGATCCTTGAATGCAAGAGGAAGTTCGACCAATTTGTCTTCCCAGTCTTCTACGGAGTGGACCCTTCTCATGTGAGGGACCAGAAAGGAAGTGTTGCGGAAGCATTTGATAGGCACGTAAAAAGCCAACCGTTGGACAAGGTGAAGCGATGGAAGTCAGCACTTACAGAGGCTGCAAATATTTCAGGGATGGTCATGCTAAATCAAGCTGATTG GAACGCAAGCAAGTTTATCGAAGATCTTGTTGCAACGACTAAAGAAAGAGTACAACGAAGTCGCCCCTTTAGGATGAGCCCATACCTTGTTGGAATAGATTCACGTGTCAAAGACATTAATTCATGGCTACAAGATGAATACTCTGACATTGGCCTGCTTGTAGTTCATGGGACAAGTGGAATAGGGAAGACAACTATTGCAAAGTGTGCTTATAATTTAAACATGGCACGATTTTATCGAAGCAGTTTCCTTGAAAATATAAGTGAAACTTCACAGCTACCCAGTGGCTTACTGCATGTACAAGAAAGAGTTCTCTATGATATTTGTGGCAGAAAAGTGAAACTCAAGAATGTTAGTGAAGGAAAGTTTGAGATTGGACGTGCCGTATACTCTCAAAGATTTTTTCTTGTTCTCGATGGTTTGGAGAGTATGGATGAATTTGATGCTGTAACATGTGGGTTGAAAGAAGCAAGGTTTGGAAGTAAAATCATCATAACAACTACAAATGCAAGGGTGCTAAGCGCTGCTCTGGAATTTGGTTATAAGGTGTGTACTGTTGGAATTTTGAACGACAATGAATCGTTGGAGCTCTTCTGTTGGCATGCTTTTAAACAATTCCAGCCAATTGAAGGTTACATGGAACGTTCAAAAAGTATAGTACAATACTGCGGAGGGCTTCCATTAGCTCTTGCTATTCTCGGTTCTTCACTATCGGGCCGAAGTATAGATGCATGGGAAAGCACATTGAAGGAACTGAAAACTATTCCAGATTCCTCGATCATGAGAACACTCAAAATAAGCTACGATTCTTTGTATGATCATGAACGAGCGCTGTTCCTCCATATTGCGTGTTTCTTTGTTGGAATTGACAGAGATTACATTGTTAGCATACTCCACGGGTGTGACTTCGACATAATTGCTGCCATGGAAAGTCTCATTGAAAAATGCTTGCTAACAATTGATAGAGATAATAAGGTGTATATGCATCGCTTGATTCTTGACGTGGGAAGAGAAATTGCACGCCAAGAGGCAAGGAAGCCTGGGAAACGTAGTAGAATGTGCCGTGAAAAAGATTCTTTTCAAGTATTGACAGAAAAAAAT ATCAATTTTCCACCGGAGACATCAGCAACGGACGATTTGATGACTCTAACTTCCTCCTCTTCCAGCAATTCTCGTTCTCAATACCTCTATGACGTTTTCTTGAGTTTCAGAGGTGAAGACACTCGCGAAAATTTTGTCGACCACCTCTATGCtgctttgaagaaagaaggCCTATTAGCCTTTCGAGACGACAATGAACTTGAGAGAGGAGAAGATGTGGAGCCGAGGTTGCTGAGAACCATCCGTAAGTCCCGATGCTCGATCGTTGTGTTTTCAGAAGGCTATGCATCTTCCAGATGGTGCCTTGACGAGCTTGTAATGATCCTTGAATGCAAGAGGACCTTCGACCAATTTGTCTTACCAGTCTTCTACGGAGTGGACCCTTCTGATGTGAGGAAGCAGACAGAAAGTAttgcgaaagcatttgccagGCACGAAAAAGGTCAACCGTTGGACAAGGTGAAGGTATGGAGGGCAGCCCTTACAGAGGCTGCAAATATAGGAGGGACGATGTTGCAAATTGAAGCTGATTG GCACGAACGCAAGTTTATCAAAAATCTTGTTGCAGCGACAACAGAAATACTACAAAGTCTCCTTATCCGACTTTGTCCTGTAGAGCTCAATGGattttttgaagaacttccTAAAGGATTAAAATGGTCGCGTTGGTTTGAATTTCCTTTGAATTCTATACCTGATGGTCTTACTTTGGACCGTCTGGTTGTTCTTGAAGCGAGGTATAGCAGCTGGAGACAAGTCTGGAAGGGGAGAAAG TATCTTCCATCATTGAAGATCCTAGATGTCTGCCATTCCCATAACCTTACTGAAGTCCCCGACTTGTCACTAGTCCCCAACCTAGAGAAACTGATTCTTAACAATTGTAAAAACTTGGTTGGTATCCATGGATCTATTGGAAAGTTAGAGAGACTTGTTTACTTGAACATAAAAGGTTGCAAGCGTATTCGGAAGTTTCCCAAGCACATGCCAGAAAACCTTGAAACAATTATAACACATGGTTGCTCAAATCTTGAGGAGTTTAGAATTATGCAGTCGAAGATGATGATGCATCTGAAAGCTCTTGACGCAGATGAAGCTCATATTAGTGGATTAGTTTATGGGGCACACAAATCAGGGCGCACGTTTTGGGACTGGTTCAATAAAAATACAAAGCTCATAGTTCATGTAAACATTCCTCATTTGTTACGCGGGTGTGAGAAGTTTATGAAGCTAATTATACAGCAATATCATGCTGCTACTAACAATCAGAAATTGAAATGGCTGAACCACAAATATTCAGGGGTGCAAAATCTAAAGCTGATTCCTTCAGTAACAGTAAGTCTGCATAAATTATCCAAGGTTGCGGACTCTTATTCTGCTGGCACCACATACAGAGACCTTATTTCATGCCAGGGTTCTAAGATAGTGGAGGACGTGAATTTGGAAGAAAAGGCTGGGTGTGAAATAGAGGTTGCAGATGTAGAAGATGAGGGTTTAACTGAATCTCTAAAATCCTCATTATTTCTTTATTGTTCCCTTTTTCCATTAGATTATGAATTTAGGAAATATGAGTTGGTTCAGTTATGGATAGCTGAAGGCTTTATTGGAGAGATGCACAGAGAGAGAATGGAGGATACTGGTATTTTGTATTTCGATTTCATGGAGAGTGAAGGCTTTTTTGTGCCCTCAAGAAGTGATTTCAGTGTAGATTTTGATTCAGTGTTCTCACTGCCCATTTATAATCCCAGCAACTTCTTGTACAAGATTAATACTATCAAGCTTTCAGTTTTGGAAAAACAAATTTACCAGGATGGTTATTTCAGAGCTGTGGATGGTAAGTTagatggagcttcagaaatgACACAACATTTGTCTCtgatttttaaaaatatggatGAGGTGGGTTGTGGGGTTCTCCAAAAGTTTAAGCGTCTTCGCACGTTGCTTTTGTTCAATGGTAGCAGGTCTTCCATTAAACAAGTTCCTCGTAATCTTTTGTCGGGCTTAAAGTTGTTGAGGACATTGAATTTGAGTGGAACTCTCATCTCTGAACTACCGAGTTCCATTCGAAATGTCAAAGCATTGCGCTATCTTGATGTTTCTCACACTCCCATTAGGCAGTTGCCCGAAGCAATCGATTCTCTTCACAATTTACAGACCATAAAACTGAGAGGTTGTGTTAACTTTGTTCAGTTACCGAAGGGCATCAAGAAGCTAACCAACCTACGCCATGTCGAACTTGATATCATTCGGCAATTGGATTCCTTGCCTGCATACTTGGGAAACTTGACTAACCTGCAGACTCTGTCAGCATTTCTCGTCGGTAGAGATCAGGGGTGCAATATTGGAGAGCTGAAGAATTTGAATCATCTCAAAGGAGCACTTCGCATTTCAAGGCTCGAAAACGTGTTGACTAAGGAAGAGGCTGAGAAAGCTTCATTGAGTACAAAGAAATCCCTCCAGAGAGTGGTTCTCCGGTGGAGTAGTCTGTTGGTTGAGAATGTACGGGAAAAGGAAATCCTTGAATGTCTGCAACCTCATTATGGTCTTCAAGAGCTAGGAATTCAAAACTATAGTGGCTCAACTCTTCCAGCTTGGATTAGCAATCGGGCTTTTGCAGACCTTCTTGTTGTTACTCTCTACAGATGCAAAAATTGTAAACGTCTTCCATCTTTGGGGCAGTTACCAGCGCTTAAGTTTCTCTCCATTATTGAAATGAATGAGGTGGAAGAAATTCATCATCATTTATTCAGAAATGACGGAGTTGCTCAAGAGGACCCTGCATTTCTGAAACTTGAGAGGCTAGAGATTGATATCATGCTTAATTTGAAAGAGTGGATGGCGATAAAACAAGGTGATTTACCGTCTCTACTTAAACTCACGGTGGACTCTTGCCCGGAGCTTGTCACTCTTCCTTCACTTTCAGAACTCAAATCCCTCAAGCATTTGGAGTTCAGACACTGCCCAAAGCTTCTGCCCTTGTCTCAAGATGGACTACCTACCTCACTTGAGTCTTTAGTAATTATATGTTGTCCTCAACTGAAAGAATGGTGCACGAAGAGGGGAGGTCAAGATCAGGACAACCTATCGCATGTGCCTAGAGTATGGTTGGATCATGAAGAG